In Glandiceps talaboti chromosome 6, keGlaTala1.1, whole genome shotgun sequence, one DNA window encodes the following:
- the LOC144436368 gene encoding insulin-like growth factor 1 receptor — MEGFIQIDDISLLEKDDLHSSDITRKIAAITNFEEKTVLHTTFHGFNSYQPLLVKVSIEITTYGRTVDFKVGQYEFLAIGCPAGRYGAPCEFDCVCMNGATCHVFNGACLCTLGWQGPACDIPSTATSEISSEDGHFLHLYQALNLLCHARGSDGCDDILWFHNGREIKPYLELGVIQSRSTLQCSYSLSINNLSRNHSGTYQCIVRQQEPGNVVSIPSNVINITVSGCEPGTWGPHCQYLCQCIHSTNCTQYEGCVCEEGWDGDQCQTDIENPKISCPHDTTFLLEEHDAEALIEWSLPEISDNSNSVNTTSNYSPGDRMSTGKHLITYTAIDISGNTATCSFMLNIKDQSAKIPWFLYGLMIGFFALTMIALLTMAVITKRRGRRYGNYTRMETPKFVVPENVDSYARSDVTITTKTLGCGQFANVYIGEINICDNNPLAVAVKKMKGADGDYIRAFENEVKSLNNLKDSDHIVTLIGVLIDEDIAYILTELMSCDLKGYLVGRCFENERVMREIADNLTDIALHVVRALQDMATKMIIHRDIAARNVLLYVSSKGVVAKLGDFGLGRQVYMTGKYRESVMESKYLPLAWMSLESLTEGVYTHKSDIWSYGILLWEMATLGGVPYSEIEHLNSRVLIKHLQLENNRLHKPRHCPEIMYSIMTSCWKANPNDRPDSNNIEKDILQCAKDKMGFFCDDEPREIGATWV, encoded by the exons ATGGAGGGCTTTATTCAAATAGATGATATCTCCTTACTTGAg AAAGATGACTTACACTCGTCAGACATTACGAGGAAAATTGCTGCGATTACTAACTTTGAAGAAAAAACTGTACTTCATACTACTTTTCATGGTTTCAATTCATACCAACCCCTTCTTGTAAAAGTATCTATTGAGATTACTACTTATGGCAGAACAGTGGATTTCAAAGTGGGTCAATACGAGTTTCTTGCTATCG GATGTCCAGCTGGTCGATATGGCGCTCCTTGTGAATTTGACTGTGTCTGTATGAATGGTGCTACCTGCCATGTTTTTAATGGGGCGTGTCTGTGTACATTGGGCTGGCAGGGTCCGGCTTGCGATATAC CAAGCACAGCCACAAGTGAAATTTCTTCGGAAGACGGTCACTTTCTGCATTTATATCAGGCCCTCAATCTTCTCTGCCATGCAAGAGGTTCAGACGGTTGTGATGACATTCTTTGGTTCCATAATGGAAGAGAAATCAAACCCTACCTTGAACTAGGAGTCATCCAATCGAGAAGCACTTTACAATG CTCTTACTCATTGAGCATAAACAACCTTTCAAGAAATCATTCCGGCACTTACCAATGCATCGTTCGTCAGCAGGAGCCAGGAAATGTCGTATCTATTCCTTCAAATGTAATTAATATAACTGTGTCAG GTTGCGAACCAGGTACCTGGGGGCCtcattgtcaatatttatgtcAATGTATCCACTCTACCAACTGCACACAATATGAAGGCTGTGTATGCGAAGAAGGCTGGGATGGCGACCAATGCCAAACAG ATATTGAAAATCCGAAAATATCTTGCCCTCACGATACCACATTCCTTTTAGAAGAACATGACGCAGAAGCACTCATCGAATGGTCTCTCCCTGAAATATCTGATAATTCCAACTCTGTCAATACAACATCAAATTATTCACCTGGAGATAGGATGTCAACTGGAAAACATTTGATAACATATACCGCAATTGATATTTCCGGGAATACAGCGACGTGTTCTTTCATGTTGAACATCAAAG ATCAGTCGGCTAAGATACCATGGTTCTTATACGGACTTATGATTGGTTTCTTTGCACTAACAATGATAGCCCTTCTTACAATGGCTGTAATCACTAAGCGGAGGGGCCGTCGTTATGGAAACTATACTCGCATGGAGACGCCAAAGTTTGTTGTGCCG GAAAACGTCGACAGCTACGCACGTAGTGATGTGACTATCACCACAAAGACACTTGGATGTGGACAATTTGCAAATGTTTACATTGGCGAAatcaatatatgtgataataatCCACTGGCTGTAGcggtaaagaaaatgaaag GTGCCGATGGTGACTATATCCGAGCCTTCGAAAATGAAGTCAAGTCACTTAATAACCTGAAGGACAGTGACCACATTGTGACGCTCATTGGCGTTCTCATTGATGAAG ATATTGCCTACATACTTACGGAACTGATGTCCTGTGACCTAAAGGGGTATCTCGTCGGTCGCTGCTTTGAAAACGAGAGAGTAATGAGGGAAATAGCTGATAATTTAACTGATATCGCATTGCATGTTGTGCGCGCTTTACAAGACATGGCAACTAAAAtg ATAATCCATCGCGATATTGCTGCTAGAAACGTGTTGCTATACGTATCGTCAAAAGGAGTTGTGGCCAAGCTCGGAGACTTCGGCTTAGGAAGACAGGTATATATGACCGGAAAGTACAGAGAAAGTGTTATG GAGTCAAAATATCTTCCCCTTGCCTGGATGTCACTAGAGTCTCTTACAGAGGGAGTCTATACACATAAATCAGATAT ATGGTCGTACGGAATCTTGTTGTGGGAGATGGCGACCTTAG GCGGTGTACCATATTCTGAAATAGAACATCTGAACTCACGAGTACTCATCAAACACTTGCAATTGGAGAACAACCGCTTGCATAAACCAAGACATTGTCCTGAGATCATGTATTCTATAATGACATCATGTTGGAAGGCAAATCCGAACGATCGACCCGATTCcaataacattgaaaaagaCATACTTCAATGTGCTAAGGACAAAATG GGATTTTTCTGTGATGATGAACCCAGGGAGATAGGAGCAACATGGGTTTGA